Within the Leptospirales bacterium genome, the region ACACTTGATGCCGTGCGTCCAGCAGAGTTCTGGTCGTTGCTCCTATTTCTGGTTGCCTGAGCGGCCGCGGCGAAAAGCCTGAGCCAATGCTCCAGCAGCGTCTTCAAGAACTTGGATTGGAGCTTCCGGCTGCTGCCCGTCCGCTTGCTTCGTATACGCCGGCTCGCCTGCACAACGGGCTTGTTTATGTCAGCGGTCAGCTGCCGCTGAAAGATGGCGCATTGCTGGCCAGCGGCATTGCCGCAGCAAGCGCGAGGGCGGAAGATCTTCATCCGGCGATGGCCCAGTGTTTCTTGAATGCTCTGGCAGCGGCGGCCCTCGTCGTAGAACTCAATCAAATTAGAGGAGTGCTGCGTCTGGGCGCCTTTGTCGCCTCGGCGTCGGGCTTCGTCGACCAGCACAAGGTTGCCAATGGCGCCTCGGATCTGGCAGTGCAAATTTTTGGAGAGTCCGGAGTCCATGTTCGCGCCGCCGTGGGCGTTGCATCGCTGCCAATGAACGCGGCTGTCGAATTGGAAGTCATCTTCCTGAGCGGGCAGGAAGGCGGTGGCTGAGCGCAGCGCAAACCGCGGGAAAAAAGCCGCAAGCGGAACGCGAGGTGCAGTACGCGCCGCAACGCCACGCAAGGCGTCCGCCGCGCCGCCGCCCACAGTCCGCCGCCAGGGGCCCTTGAATGAACCGCTGCGCAGAGAAGCTGCGGTTTTCGCCGAGCGTTCGAAAAGCGGCATCCCGGATCGGGACCCATTGCAGCGGCACAGTACAATTCCGGCGAGCGCGGTCCTCCCGGGCAAGAGTCAGGCGCCTCTCCAGCTGTTCGCGTTACTGCTGGAATTGGCGCGGGTGGCGGGCCGAGGATGGCGCGCCG harbors:
- a CDS encoding RidA family protein, translating into MLQQRLQELGLELPAAARPLASYTPARLHNGLVYVSGQLPLKDGALLASGIAAASARAEDLHPAMAQCFLNALAAAALVVELNQIRGVLRLGAFVASASGFVDQHKVANGASDLAVQIFGESGVHVRAAVGVASLPMNAAVELEVIFLSGQEGGG